In Drosophila innubila isolate TH190305 chromosome 2R unlocalized genomic scaffold, UK_Dinn_1.0 1_C_2R, whole genome shotgun sequence, the following are encoded in one genomic region:
- the LOC117785456 gene encoding uncharacterized protein LOC117785456 isoform X3, with the protein MSVLVLQSFRTNGSRRIIMYFTDLFYIFLLILILTVLCYKSIRNHNSEDYNNISLDYMGRNSSSMDRQNNSLELGRQQSRYGDIFFIEPNSPEAARIREQLEKDEKDLPSYDEVMRMCNLTTPTAAAALPTPPPPPIESTSIGIAALPAPPYTENDPHPNAVVIDANAVTPSPLESTPSTSRAAQIQIA; encoded by the exons ATGTCAGTACTTGTACTGCAATCGTTTCGCACTAACGGAAGTCGGCGCATTATAATGTATTTCACAgatctattttatatatttctattgaTTCTTATCTTGACGGTC CTGTGCTATAAGAGTATTCGCAATCATAACTCGGAGGATTACAACAATATTTCACTGGATTATATGGGGCGAAACTCGTCCTCGATGG ACCGTCAAAATAATAGCTTGGAGCTGGGGCGACAACAAAGCCGATATGGGGACATATTCTTTATCGAGCCAAACAGCCCGGAGGCTGCACGCATACGGGAGCAGCTGGAGAAGGATGAAAAGGATCTGCCCAGTTATGATGAAGTGATGCGTATGTGCAATCTAACAACGCCAACGGCAGCTGCAGCATTGCCAacgccaccgccgccgcccaTTGAATCCACTTCAATTGGCATTGCTGCATTGCCCGCACCACCATACACCGAAAATGATCCGCATCCAAATGCAGTTGTCATCGATGCGAATGCCGTCACTCCGAGTCCTTTGGAATCGACACCGTCGACCTCACGAGCTGCTCAAATCCAAATAGCGTAG
- the LOC117785456 gene encoding uncharacterized protein LOC117785456 isoform X18 has product MDRQNNSLELGRQQSRYGDIFFIEPNSPEAARIREQLEKDEKDLPSYDEVMRMCNLTTPTAAAALPTPPPPPIESTSIGIAALPAPPYTENDPHPNAVVIDANAVTPSPLESTPSTSRAAQIQIA; this is encoded by the exons ATGG ACCGTCAAAATAATAGCTTGGAGCTGGGGCGACAACAAAGCCGATATGGGGACATATTCTTTATCGAGCCAAACAGCCCGGAGGCTGCACGCATACGGGAGCAGCTGGAGAAGGATGAAAAGGATCTGCCCAGTTATGATGAAGTGATGCGTATGTGCAATCTAACAACGCCAACGGCAGCTGCAGCATTGCCAacgccaccgccgccgcccaTTGAATCCACTTCAATTGGCATTGCTGCATTGCCCGCACCACCATACACCGAAAATGATCCGCATCCAAATGCAGTTGTCATCGATGCGAATGCCGTCACTCCGAGTCCTTTGGAATCGACACCGTCGACCTCACGAGCTGCTCAAATCCAAATAGCGTAG
- the LOC117785456 gene encoding uncharacterized protein LOC117785456 isoform X4, giving the protein MSFVLPYFLFFFFALIVLPIIYMSGQYLIWIILFRCCGKPPETPPSTPNQNRNIRVQRSRDRQNNSLELGRQQSRYGDIFFIEPNSPEAARIREQLEKDEKDLPSYDEVMRMCNLTTPTAAAALPTPPPPPIESTSIGIAALPAPPYTENDPHPNAVVIDANAVTPSPLESTPSTSRAAQIQIA; this is encoded by the exons ATGTCCTTTGTTTTAccatattttctgtttttcttcttCGCTTTAATTGTATTgccaattatatatatgtcaGGACAG TACTTAATATGGATTATACTGTTCAGGTGCTGTGGCAAGCCACCTGAGACACCGCCTTCGACTCCGAATCAAAATCGGAACATTCGAGTGCAACGATCTCGTG ACCGTCAAAATAATAGCTTGGAGCTGGGGCGACAACAAAGCCGATATGGGGACATATTCTTTATCGAGCCAAACAGCCCGGAGGCTGCACGCATACGGGAGCAGCTGGAGAAGGATGAAAAGGATCTGCCCAGTTATGATGAAGTGATGCGTATGTGCAATCTAACAACGCCAACGGCAGCTGCAGCATTGCCAacgccaccgccgccgcccaTTGAATCCACTTCAATTGGCATTGCTGCATTGCCCGCACCACCATACACCGAAAATGATCCGCATCCAAATGCAGTTGTCATCGATGCGAATGCCGTCACTCCGAGTCCTTTGGAATCGACACCGTCGACCTCACGAGCTGCTCAAATCCAAATAGCGTAG
- the LOC117785456 gene encoding uncharacterized protein LOC117785456 isoform X15: MIIVSVFCGVFLLILAFTFCCCFLRCVSVFCCEDRQNNSLELGRQQSRYGDIFFIEPNSPEAARIREQLEKDEKDLPSYDEVMRMCNLTTPTAAAALPTPPPPPIESTSIGIAALPAPPYTENDPHPNAVVIDANAVTPSPLESTPSTSRAAQIQIA; the protein is encoded by the exons atgattattgtgTCAGTATTTTGCGGAGTTTTTCTGTTAATCCTTGCCTTCACATTCTGCTGTTGTTTCCTGCGTTGCGTTTCGGTTTTTTGCTGCGAAG ACCGTCAAAATAATAGCTTGGAGCTGGGGCGACAACAAAGCCGATATGGGGACATATTCTTTATCGAGCCAAACAGCCCGGAGGCTGCACGCATACGGGAGCAGCTGGAGAAGGATGAAAAGGATCTGCCCAGTTATGATGAAGTGATGCGTATGTGCAATCTAACAACGCCAACGGCAGCTGCAGCATTGCCAacgccaccgccgccgcccaTTGAATCCACTTCAATTGGCATTGCTGCATTGCCCGCACCACCATACACCGAAAATGATCCGCATCCAAATGCAGTTGTCATCGATGCGAATGCCGTCACTCCGAGTCCTTTGGAATCGACACCGTCGACCTCACGAGCTGCTCAAATCCAAATAGCGTAG
- the LOC117785456 gene encoding uncharacterized protein LOC117785456 isoform X16, translating into MAVVFADRSRPPPVIDRQNNSLELGRQQSRYGDIFFIEPNSPEAARIREQLEKDEKDLPSYDEVMRMCNLTTPTAAAALPTPPPPPIESTSIGIAALPAPPYTENDPHPNAVVIDANAVTPSPLESTPSTSRAAQIQIA; encoded by the exons ATG GCTGTAGTTTTTGCCGACAGATCGAGGCCTCCTCCGGTAATTG ACCGTCAAAATAATAGCTTGGAGCTGGGGCGACAACAAAGCCGATATGGGGACATATTCTTTATCGAGCCAAACAGCCCGGAGGCTGCACGCATACGGGAGCAGCTGGAGAAGGATGAAAAGGATCTGCCCAGTTATGATGAAGTGATGCGTATGTGCAATCTAACAACGCCAACGGCAGCTGCAGCATTGCCAacgccaccgccgccgcccaTTGAATCCACTTCAATTGGCATTGCTGCATTGCCCGCACCACCATACACCGAAAATGATCCGCATCCAAATGCAGTTGTCATCGATGCGAATGCCGTCACTCCGAGTCCTTTGGAATCGACACCGTCGACCTCACGAGCTGCTCAAATCCAAATAGCGTAG
- the LOC117785456 gene encoding uncharacterized protein LOC117785456 isoform X11 — protein MEVGPVFYFVLLLIIGFSAYIVLQCLIIWIIRCCCPSPPATNGSRRHYRQNNSLELGRQQSRYGDIFFIEPNSPEAARIREQLEKDEKDLPSYDEVMRMCNLTTPTAAAALPTPPPPPIESTSIGIAALPAPPYTENDPHPNAVVIDANAVTPSPLESTPSTSRAAQIQIA, from the exons ATGGAAGTGGGTCCcgttttttactttgttttactCCTGATCATTGGCTTCTCAGCATATATTGTGTTGCAG TGCTTGATTATTTGGATTATCCGATGTTGTTGTCCTTCGCCGCCTGCGACTAACGGCTCGAGACGCCACT ACCGTCAAAATAATAGCTTGGAGCTGGGGCGACAACAAAGCCGATATGGGGACATATTCTTTATCGAGCCAAACAGCCCGGAGGCTGCACGCATACGGGAGCAGCTGGAGAAGGATGAAAAGGATCTGCCCAGTTATGATGAAGTGATGCGTATGTGCAATCTAACAACGCCAACGGCAGCTGCAGCATTGCCAacgccaccgccgccgcccaTTGAATCCACTTCAATTGGCATTGCTGCATTGCCCGCACCACCATACACCGAAAATGATCCGCATCCAAATGCAGTTGTCATCGATGCGAATGCCGTCACTCCGAGTCCTTTGGAATCGACACCGTCGACCTCACGAGCTGCTCAAATCCAAATAGCGTAG
- the LOC117785456 gene encoding uncharacterized protein LOC117785456 isoform X10 yields MTLTTNLIVGLGFLFAIIVISQLIYMAKRIHQSMLLNRQRQRQRLRLDRQNNSLELGRQQSRYGDIFFIEPNSPEAARIREQLEKDEKDLPSYDEVMRMCNLTTPTAAAALPTPPPPPIESTSIGIAALPAPPYTENDPHPNAVVIDANAVTPSPLESTPSTSRAAQIQIA; encoded by the exons ATGACTTTGACAACCAATTTGATTGTGGGTTTAGGCTTCCTATTCGCCATCATTGTCATAAGCCAGCTgatatat aTGGCAAAGCGCATACACCAATCCATGTTGTTGAATCGCCAAAGACAACGTCAACGCCTTCGGCTCg ACCGTCAAAATAATAGCTTGGAGCTGGGGCGACAACAAAGCCGATATGGGGACATATTCTTTATCGAGCCAAACAGCCCGGAGGCTGCACGCATACGGGAGCAGCTGGAGAAGGATGAAAAGGATCTGCCCAGTTATGATGAAGTGATGCGTATGTGCAATCTAACAACGCCAACGGCAGCTGCAGCATTGCCAacgccaccgccgccgcccaTTGAATCCACTTCAATTGGCATTGCTGCATTGCCCGCACCACCATACACCGAAAATGATCCGCATCCAAATGCAGTTGTCATCGATGCGAATGCCGTCACTCCGAGTCCTTTGGAATCGACACCGTCGACCTCACGAGCTGCTCAAATCCAAATAGCGTAG
- the LOC117785456 gene encoding uncharacterized protein LOC117785456 isoform X7, whose translation MTMIIWCTFKAYERSKGHLDEILQQIPRRNVAADCNDRQNNSLELGRQQSRYGDIFFIEPNSPEAARIREQLEKDEKDLPSYDEVMRMCNLTTPTAAAALPTPPPPPIESTSIGIAALPAPPYTENDPHPNAVVIDANAVTPSPLESTPSTSRAAQIQIA comes from the exons ATGACTATGATCATTTGG TGCACGTTCAAAGCTTATGAAAGGTCAAAGGGTCATTTAGATGAGATTCTACAACAGATTCCGCGCAGAAACGTAGCGGCAGATTGTAACG ACCGTCAAAATAATAGCTTGGAGCTGGGGCGACAACAAAGCCGATATGGGGACATATTCTTTATCGAGCCAAACAGCCCGGAGGCTGCACGCATACGGGAGCAGCTGGAGAAGGATGAAAAGGATCTGCCCAGTTATGATGAAGTGATGCGTATGTGCAATCTAACAACGCCAACGGCAGCTGCAGCATTGCCAacgccaccgccgccgcccaTTGAATCCACTTCAATTGGCATTGCTGCATTGCCCGCACCACCATACACCGAAAATGATCCGCATCCAAATGCAGTTGTCATCGATGCGAATGCCGTCACTCCGAGTCCTTTGGAATCGACACCGTCGACCTCACGAGCTGCTCAAATCCAAATAGCGTAG
- the LOC117785456 gene encoding uncharacterized protein LOC117785456 isoform X6, which translates to MANEYFNAFYVFLLLIIFFAWIAVKAHAKAKNSTNSSNSQRTNTNTNTDTDTRRTESANDRQNNSLELGRQQSRYGDIFFIEPNSPEAARIREQLEKDEKDLPSYDEVMRMCNLTTPTAAAALPTPPPPPIESTSIGIAALPAPPYTENDPHPNAVVIDANAVTPSPLESTPSTSRAAQIQIA; encoded by the exons ATGGCTAATGAATATTTCAACGCATTCTAcgttttcttattattaataatattttttgcatgG ATTGCTGTTAAAGCGCACGCTAAGGCGAAGAATAGCACAAATTCAAGCAACAGCCAAAGGACTAATACAAATACTAATACAGATACTGATACTAGAAGAACGGAGTCTGCTAATG ACCGTCAAAATAATAGCTTGGAGCTGGGGCGACAACAAAGCCGATATGGGGACATATTCTTTATCGAGCCAAACAGCCCGGAGGCTGCACGCATACGGGAGCAGCTGGAGAAGGATGAAAAGGATCTGCCCAGTTATGATGAAGTGATGCGTATGTGCAATCTAACAACGCCAACGGCAGCTGCAGCATTGCCAacgccaccgccgccgcccaTTGAATCCACTTCAATTGGCATTGCTGCATTGCCCGCACCACCATACACCGAAAATGATCCGCATCCAAATGCAGTTGTCATCGATGCGAATGCCGTCACTCCGAGTCCTTTGGAATCGACACCGTCGACCTCACGAGCTGCTCAAATCCAAATAGCGTAG
- the LOC117785456 gene encoding uncharacterized protein LOC117785456 isoform X8: MAEEVWNTFYVIFIIIIFLIWMKNRPNRPPTRRTNTNTNTNTDTNTSRTANDRQNNSLELGRQQSRYGDIFFIEPNSPEAARIREQLEKDEKDLPSYDEVMRMCNLTTPTAAAALPTPPPPPIESTSIGIAALPAPPYTENDPHPNAVVIDANAVTPSPLESTPSTSRAAQIQIA, encoded by the exons atggCCGAAGAAGTTTGGAACACTTTCTATGTTatctttattataataatatttcttatatgG ATGAAGAACCGCCCTAATCGCCCACCCACACGACGGACTAACACTAATACAAATACTAATACAGATACTAACACATCGAGAACTGCTAATG ACCGTCAAAATAATAGCTTGGAGCTGGGGCGACAACAAAGCCGATATGGGGACATATTCTTTATCGAGCCAAACAGCCCGGAGGCTGCACGCATACGGGAGCAGCTGGAGAAGGATGAAAAGGATCTGCCCAGTTATGATGAAGTGATGCGTATGTGCAATCTAACAACGCCAACGGCAGCTGCAGCATTGCCAacgccaccgccgccgcccaTTGAATCCACTTCAATTGGCATTGCTGCATTGCCCGCACCACCATACACCGAAAATGATCCGCATCCAAATGCAGTTGTCATCGATGCGAATGCCGTCACTCCGAGTCCTTTGGAATCGACACCGTCGACCTCACGAGCTGCTCAAATCCAAATAGCGTAG
- the LOC117785456 gene encoding uncharacterized protein LOC117785456 isoform X9: MYTEFWICGILIGIAAALIFRECYLLVKMKLELWNRRVLMRREMMLRLALEDRQNNSLELGRQQSRYGDIFFIEPNSPEAARIREQLEKDEKDLPSYDEVMRMCNLTTPTAAAALPTPPPPPIESTSIGIAALPAPPYTENDPHPNAVVIDANAVTPSPLESTPSTSRAAQIQIA, translated from the exons ATGTACACGGAATTTTGGATCTGTGGCATTCTAATTGGAATCGCCGCAGCGCTAATTTTTCGG GAGTGCTATTTGCTagtcaaaatgaaattggAGTTATGGAACAGGCGGGTCTTGATGCGACGCGAAATGATGTTGCGACTGGCACTCGAGG ACCGTCAAAATAATAGCTTGGAGCTGGGGCGACAACAAAGCCGATATGGGGACATATTCTTTATCGAGCCAAACAGCCCGGAGGCTGCACGCATACGGGAGCAGCTGGAGAAGGATGAAAAGGATCTGCCCAGTTATGATGAAGTGATGCGTATGTGCAATCTAACAACGCCAACGGCAGCTGCAGCATTGCCAacgccaccgccgccgcccaTTGAATCCACTTCAATTGGCATTGCTGCATTGCCCGCACCACCATACACCGAAAATGATCCGCATCCAAATGCAGTTGTCATCGATGCGAATGCCGTCACTCCGAGTCCTTTGGAATCGACACCGTCGACCTCACGAGCTGCTCAAATCCAAATAGCGTAG
- the LOC117785456 gene encoding uncharacterized protein LOC117785456 isoform X2, translating to MPVDVTVYIVYFILVVIICILGRLFCVCAMHKAVVDQPVPLSQLQRDRDQRLILQQIRIDPPGMVADSTADRQNNSLELGRQQSRYGDIFFIEPNSPEAARIREQLEKDEKDLPSYDEVMRMCNLTTPTAAAALPTPPPPPIESTSIGIAALPAPPYTENDPHPNAVVIDANAVTPSPLESTPSTSRAAQIQIA from the exons ATGCCCGTCGATGTTACTGTttacattgtttattttattttggttgtGATCATTTGTATCTTAGGGCGT ttgttttgtgtgtgtgccatgCACAAAGCTGTTGTTGATCAACCAGTTCCTTTGTCCCAGTTGCAACGTGATCGTGATCAACGTCTGATTTTACAACAAATACGCATCGATCCACCTGGTATGGTTGCGGATTCAACCGCAG ACCGTCAAAATAATAGCTTGGAGCTGGGGCGACAACAAAGCCGATATGGGGACATATTCTTTATCGAGCCAAACAGCCCGGAGGCTGCACGCATACGGGAGCAGCTGGAGAAGGATGAAAAGGATCTGCCCAGTTATGATGAAGTGATGCGTATGTGCAATCTAACAACGCCAACGGCAGCTGCAGCATTGCCAacgccaccgccgccgcccaTTGAATCCACTTCAATTGGCATTGCTGCATTGCCCGCACCACCATACACCGAAAATGATCCGCATCCAAATGCAGTTGTCATCGATGCGAATGCCGTCACTCCGAGTCCTTTGGAATCGACACCGTCGACCTCACGAGCTGCTCAAATCCAAATAGCGTAG
- the LOC117785456 gene encoding uncharacterized protein LOC117785456 isoform X1 gives MNFGTEFGLHVAIYLALIVFIFCFLPLICFYVRIENRTLAKICPPRCQRQQMGNNRNRYQTCNRHRDLNDRQNNSLELGRQQSRYGDIFFIEPNSPEAARIREQLEKDEKDLPSYDEVMRMCNLTTPTAAAALPTPPPPPIESTSIGIAALPAPPYTENDPHPNAVVIDANAVTPSPLESTPSTSRAAQIQIA, from the exons ATGAATTTCGGCACTGAATTTGGTCTTCATGTGGCTATCTATTTGGCGCtaattgttttcatattttgcttTCTGCCtctcatttgtttttatgtgcGCATCGAGAATCGAACGTTGGCAAAAATATGCCCGCCGCGTtgccaacgacaacaaatgGGAAACAATCGAAATCGATATCAGACTTGTAATCGACATCGTGATTTAAATG ACCGTCAAAATAATAGCTTGGAGCTGGGGCGACAACAAAGCCGATATGGGGACATATTCTTTATCGAGCCAAACAGCCCGGAGGCTGCACGCATACGGGAGCAGCTGGAGAAGGATGAAAAGGATCTGCCCAGTTATGATGAAGTGATGCGTATGTGCAATCTAACAACGCCAACGGCAGCTGCAGCATTGCCAacgccaccgccgccgcccaTTGAATCCACTTCAATTGGCATTGCTGCATTGCCCGCACCACCATACACCGAAAATGATCCGCATCCAAATGCAGTTGTCATCGATGCGAATGCCGTCACTCCGAGTCCTTTGGAATCGACACCGTCGACCTCACGAGCTGCTCAAATCCAAATAGCGTAG
- the LOC117785456 gene encoding uncharacterized protein LOC117785456 isoform X13 yields MAIGLYICICLLILAFCVFIKIVMLAFVSSRRRNNDRQNNSLELGRQQSRYGDIFFIEPNSPEAARIREQLEKDEKDLPSYDEVMRMCNLTTPTAAAALPTPPPPPIESTSIGIAALPAPPYTENDPHPNAVVIDANAVTPSPLESTPSTSRAAQIQIA; encoded by the exons ATGGCAATTGGTCTATACATTTGCATATGCTTACTGATCCTGGCGTTCTGTGTCTTCATTAAG ATTGTGATGTTGGCCTTTGTGAGCAGTCGTCGTAGGAATAATG ACCGTCAAAATAATAGCTTGGAGCTGGGGCGACAACAAAGCCGATATGGGGACATATTCTTTATCGAGCCAAACAGCCCGGAGGCTGCACGCATACGGGAGCAGCTGGAGAAGGATGAAAAGGATCTGCCCAGTTATGATGAAGTGATGCGTATGTGCAATCTAACAACGCCAACGGCAGCTGCAGCATTGCCAacgccaccgccgccgcccaTTGAATCCACTTCAATTGGCATTGCTGCATTGCCCGCACCACCATACACCGAAAATGATCCGCATCCAAATGCAGTTGTCATCGATGCGAATGCCGTCACTCCGAGTCCTTTGGAATCGACACCGTCGACCTCACGAGCTGCTCAAATCCAAATAGCGTAG
- the LOC117785456 gene encoding uncharacterized protein LOC117785456 isoform X12, translating to MELMEMYYFISFIIIFGILLRTYLGPFRIWSFCVKNQAATDRQNNSLELGRQQSRYGDIFFIEPNSPEAARIREQLEKDEKDLPSYDEVMRMCNLTTPTAAAALPTPPPPPIESTSIGIAALPAPPYTENDPHPNAVVIDANAVTPSPLESTPSTSRAAQIQIA from the exons ATGGAACTTATGGAAATGTATTATTTCatatcatttataataatatttggtaTACTTTTGCGG ACATATCTCGGACCTTTTCGAATTTGGAGTTTTTgtgtaaaaaatcaagctgCGACTG ACCGTCAAAATAATAGCTTGGAGCTGGGGCGACAACAAAGCCGATATGGGGACATATTCTTTATCGAGCCAAACAGCCCGGAGGCTGCACGCATACGGGAGCAGCTGGAGAAGGATGAAAAGGATCTGCCCAGTTATGATGAAGTGATGCGTATGTGCAATCTAACAACGCCAACGGCAGCTGCAGCATTGCCAacgccaccgccgccgcccaTTGAATCCACTTCAATTGGCATTGCTGCATTGCCCGCACCACCATACACCGAAAATGATCCGCATCCAAATGCAGTTGTCATCGATGCGAATGCCGTCACTCCGAGTCCTTTGGAATCGACACCGTCGACCTCACGAGCTGCTCAAATCCAAATAGCGTAG
- the LOC117785456 gene encoding uncharacterized protein LOC117785456 isoform X14, translated as MIAIFLFSLVIVIFVITFICCAVVFADRSRPPPVIDRQNNSLELGRQQSRYGDIFFIEPNSPEAARIREQLEKDEKDLPSYDEVMRMCNLTTPTAAAALPTPPPPPIESTSIGIAALPAPPYTENDPHPNAVVIDANAVTPSPLESTPSTSRAAQIQIA; from the exons ATGAtagctatatttttattcagtttagTTATTGTTATCTTcgtaataacttttatttgctgt GCTGTAGTTTTTGCCGACAGATCGAGGCCTCCTCCGGTAATTG ACCGTCAAAATAATAGCTTGGAGCTGGGGCGACAACAAAGCCGATATGGGGACATATTCTTTATCGAGCCAAACAGCCCGGAGGCTGCACGCATACGGGAGCAGCTGGAGAAGGATGAAAAGGATCTGCCCAGTTATGATGAAGTGATGCGTATGTGCAATCTAACAACGCCAACGGCAGCTGCAGCATTGCCAacgccaccgccgccgcccaTTGAATCCACTTCAATTGGCATTGCTGCATTGCCCGCACCACCATACACCGAAAATGATCCGCATCCAAATGCAGTTGTCATCGATGCGAATGCCGTCACTCCGAGTCCTTTGGAATCGACACCGTCGACCTCACGAGCTGCTCAAATCCAAATAGCGTAG
- the LOC117785456 gene encoding uncharacterized protein LOC117785456 isoform X17: MDRQNNSLELGRQQSRYGDIFFIEPNSPEAARIREQLEKDEKDLPSYDEVMRMCNLTTPTAAAALPTPPPPPIESTSIGIAALPAPPYTENDPHPNAVVIDANAVTPSPLESTPSTSRAAQIQIA; this comes from the exons atgG ACCGTCAAAATAATAGCTTGGAGCTGGGGCGACAACAAAGCCGATATGGGGACATATTCTTTATCGAGCCAAACAGCCCGGAGGCTGCACGCATACGGGAGCAGCTGGAGAAGGATGAAAAGGATCTGCCCAGTTATGATGAAGTGATGCGTATGTGCAATCTAACAACGCCAACGGCAGCTGCAGCATTGCCAacgccaccgccgccgcccaTTGAATCCACTTCAATTGGCATTGCTGCATTGCCCGCACCACCATACACCGAAAATGATCCGCATCCAAATGCAGTTGTCATCGATGCGAATGCCGTCACTCCGAGTCCTTTGGAATCGACACCGTCGACCTCACGAGCTGCTCAAATCCAAATAGCGTAG
- the LOC117785456 gene encoding uncharacterized protein LOC117785456 isoform X5 — MAEEVWNTFYVIFIIIIFLIWIVVRTFSEMKNRPNRPPTRRTNTNTNTNTDTNTSRTANDRQNNSLELGRQQSRYGDIFFIEPNSPEAARIREQLEKDEKDLPSYDEVMRMCNLTTPTAAAALPTPPPPPIESTSIGIAALPAPPYTENDPHPNAVVIDANAVTPSPLESTPSTSRAAQIQIA, encoded by the exons atggCCGAAGAAGTTTGGAACACTTTCTATGTTatctttattataataatatttcttatatgG ATTGTTGTTAGAACATTCTCCGAGATGAAGAACCGCCCTAATCGCCCACCCACACGACGGACTAACACTAATACAAATACTAATACAGATACTAACACATCGAGAACTGCTAATG ACCGTCAAAATAATAGCTTGGAGCTGGGGCGACAACAAAGCCGATATGGGGACATATTCTTTATCGAGCCAAACAGCCCGGAGGCTGCACGCATACGGGAGCAGCTGGAGAAGGATGAAAAGGATCTGCCCAGTTATGATGAAGTGATGCGTATGTGCAATCTAACAACGCCAACGGCAGCTGCAGCATTGCCAacgccaccgccgccgcccaTTGAATCCACTTCAATTGGCATTGCTGCATTGCCCGCACCACCATACACCGAAAATGATCCGCATCCAAATGCAGTTGTCATCGATGCGAATGCCGTCACTCCGAGTCCTTTGGAATCGACACCGTCGACCTCACGAGCTGCTCAAATCCAAATAGCGTAG